Proteins encoded in a region of the Flavobacteriaceae bacterium HL-DH10 genome:
- a CDS encoding RagB/SusD family nutrient uptake outer membrane protein, translated as MKNNIIKLMILAALTISVNACDDYIDISKEGQQNTENFFNSQQDYEDALIGTYDLLGTNYLIHILGEIASDNALCGGERPTDTPEWQQIDDMTHNADNLALRNVWKWMYAGIGRANYIVEFQNQVDFDRKPELLAENLFLRAFYYFQLVKFFGDVPLIVDGRISVEGAQSIGRTPKADVYDKIEQDLITATNSLPWIQAQPGRATKGAAWALLGKVYLFQKEYDKAADAFDKVIKSKQYRLVEDFGTIFLNNNENNEESVFEIQYSIGVEGGNYEQLEYSEGNVAAGYMSPRFTGEKVNWGPYDDGNTFSTPVPELVDLYDVADTRLNATFFNIEAYAAQMPELKFDKRNEYTGYYNFKYMVYKEANLPDTRITHGNNYRAIRYSDVLLMAAEANLQATSPKGDPQTLLDEVRDRAFSGDISYRVPATLENILQERRLELAGEGHRFFDQVRTEKTSTIPGFEVNKHDLFPIPRLEIELAGNTWSQNPGYSN; from the coding sequence ATGAAAAATAATATAATAAAATTAATGATACTTGCAGCCTTAACTATCTCAGTTAATGCTTGTGATGATTATATTGATATCTCTAAAGAAGGACAACAGAATACTGAAAACTTCTTTAATTCACAACAAGATTATGAAGATGCTTTAATTGGCACATATGACCTTTTAGGAACCAATTATTTAATTCACATACTAGGAGAAATTGCCTCAGATAATGCTTTATGTGGAGGTGAGCGGCCTACAGATACTCCAGAATGGCAACAGATTGATGACATGACTCATAATGCCGATAATTTAGCTTTAAGAAATGTATGGAAATGGATGTATGCTGGTATAGGCAGAGCTAACTATATTGTTGAATTTCAAAATCAAGTTGATTTTGACAGAAAACCTGAATTATTAGCTGAAAACTTATTTTTGCGGGCATTTTACTATTTTCAATTAGTTAAATTTTTTGGCGATGTCCCGTTAATAGTTGACGGAAGAATCTCTGTTGAAGGCGCTCAATCTATTGGTAGAACTCCTAAAGCGGACGTTTATGATAAAATTGAACAAGATTTAATAACTGCTACAAATAGTTTGCCTTGGATACAAGCGCAACCAGGCAGAGCTACAAAAGGAGCTGCGTGGGCCTTATTGGGTAAAGTGTATTTATTCCAAAAAGAATATGACAAGGCTGCAGATGCTTTTGATAAAGTAATTAAGTCAAAACAATATCGTTTAGTTGAGGATTTTGGAACTATTTTTCTTAATAACAACGAGAATAATGAAGAATCTGTTTTTGAAATTCAATATTCTATAGGTGTTGAAGGAGGAAATTATGAGCAATTAGAGTATTCTGAAGGTAATGTAGCAGCAGGTTATATGTCACCAAGATTTACAGGTGAAAAGGTAAACTGGGGTCCTTATGATGATGGCAATACGTTTAGCACGCCTGTTCCAGAGCTTGTTGATTTATATGATGTTGCAGATACTAGACTCAATGCAACATTTTTTAATATTGAAGCTTACGCAGCACAAATGCCTGAATTAAAATTTGATAAAAGAAATGAATATACGGGTTATTACAATTTTAAATACATGGTATATAAGGAAGCTAACTTACCAGACACTAGAATTACCCACGGTAATAACTATAGAGCAATACGCTATTCTGATGTATTGTTAATGGCTGCAGAAGCTAATCTTCAAGCTACATCGCCTAAAGGAGACCCTCAAACATTGCTCGACGAAGTTAGAGATAGAGCCTTTTCTGGAGATATCAGTTACAGAGTTCCTGCTACCTTAGAAAACATTTTGCAAGAGCGAAGATTGGAATTGGCTGGAGAGGGTCATCGGTTTTTCGATCAGGTTAGAACAGAGAAAACGAGTACGATTCCTGGCTTTGAAGTTAATAAGCATGACTTATTTCCTATTCCAAGACTTGAAATTGAGCTTGCTGGAAACACTTGGTCACAAAACCCAGGATATTCAAATTAA